A region of Candidatus Leptovillus gracilis DNA encodes the following proteins:
- the mgtE gene encoding magnesium transporter, producing MEQQGLTLPTVSELEALIDTIDFNSLRQILADIHPADIADLLDGLPPEKAVIVFELLSIEVGSEVLDETGSLVRQELLERVDEEKLADLLDELPTDDAAEFLDDLPNDVSDRLIMLMEPEEAAEVQELLGYQDETAGRLMTRDVAALRRFWTVDETLQYLRTLQDAESLHYLYVVDRDDRLIGVVPLRELLLASADTPIDHIMNDQVVAVTVTADQEELAEMVARYDFYSMPVVDEDGRFLGAVTHDDVIDVLEEEATEDIQRLGGSEPLDQPYFAVSVLQIVRKRIGWLLLLFIASTLTGTVINVFQEDLQEVIILSLFIPLIIGTGGNAGSQTVATIIRAITLDEVRMSNLWQAMKREISVGLLLGLAMTGVGLLRAFTWGAGFEIALVVGLTLAAVVVWATTVATVVPILADRFHIDPTVISGPMITTIVDATGLLIYFSLAKLILGL from the coding sequence ATGGAACAACAAGGCCTGACACTACCGACCGTGAGCGAACTTGAAGCGCTCATTGATACCATAGACTTCAACAGCCTGCGCCAGATATTGGCCGACATTCATCCGGCCGACATTGCCGATTTGCTCGACGGCTTGCCGCCAGAAAAAGCGGTGATTGTCTTTGAACTGCTCTCGATTGAAGTAGGCAGTGAGGTGTTGGACGAAACCGGCAGCCTGGTGCGCCAGGAACTGCTGGAAAGAGTAGATGAAGAAAAACTGGCCGACCTGCTCGACGAGCTGCCCACAGACGACGCCGCTGAATTTCTGGACGATTTGCCCAACGACGTGTCTGACCGGTTGATCATGCTGATGGAGCCAGAGGAAGCGGCCGAAGTTCAGGAGCTGCTCGGCTATCAGGATGAAACGGCCGGCCGCCTGATGACCCGCGACGTGGCAGCCTTGCGCCGCTTCTGGACGGTAGACGAAACGCTGCAATATCTGCGCACCCTGCAAGACGCTGAATCGCTGCATTATCTGTACGTGGTAGACCGGGACGACCGGCTGATTGGCGTTGTGCCGCTGCGTGAACTGCTGCTGGCCTCGGCCGACACGCCGATTGATCACATTATGAACGACCAGGTGGTGGCCGTGACAGTGACGGCCGACCAGGAAGAATTGGCCGAAATGGTCGCTCGCTACGACTTTTATTCCATGCCGGTGGTGGATGAAGACGGCCGTTTCCTCGGCGCTGTCACCCATGATGACGTCATTGACGTTCTGGAAGAAGAAGCCACCGAAGACATCCAACGGCTGGGTGGTTCCGAACCGTTGGACCAACCTTACTTCGCCGTCTCCGTCCTGCAAATTGTGCGCAAACGCATTGGCTGGCTGCTCCTGCTTTTTATCGCGTCAACCCTCACCGGCACAGTGATCAATGTTTTCCAGGAAGATTTACAAGAGGTCATCATCCTCTCTCTCTTTATCCCGCTCATTATTGGTACGGGGGGTAACGCCGGCTCACAAACCGTTGCCACCATCATCCGCGCCATCACCCTGGACGAAGTGCGCATGAGCAACCTGTGGCAGGCGATGAAGCGCGAAATCTCTGTCGGCCTGCTGCTGGGTCTGGCCATGACCGGCGTGGGACTGCTGCGCGCCTTCACCTGGGGCGCTGGTTTCGAGATTGCTCTGGTGGTTGGTCTCACCCTGGCAGCCGTTGTTGTTTGGGCAACCACGGTGGCCACGGTGGTCCCCATCTTGGCCGACCGCTTTCATATTGATCCCACCGTTATCAGCGGCCCGATGATTACCACCATCGTAGACGCCACCGGCCTGTTGATCTACTTCTCGCTGGCAAAATTAATCCTGGGCCTTTAA
- a CDS encoding NAD-dependent deacylase — protein MDYDHFPAELIARLRGAQRVTVLTGAGISAESGVPTFRQAQTGLWAQYDPQELATPAAFRRDPRLVWEWYAWRRELVAQAQPNPGHLALVTMAQLVPQFALITQNVDGLHGRAGSQQVIELHGNITRSKCFADGRLIPTWPPTNDIPPRCPHCGSYLRPDVVWFGEDLPYAALATAVSAARACEVFLSVGTSAMVQPAASLPLEALQSGATIIEINPQPTPLSPYATFVLTGLSGEILPQLVQATWPE, from the coding sequence ATGGACTATGATCATTTTCCGGCTGAATTAATTGCTCGGCTGCGTGGGGCGCAGCGGGTGACGGTGTTGACCGGGGCAGGCATTTCCGCCGAGAGCGGTGTGCCCACGTTCAGGCAAGCGCAGACAGGGTTGTGGGCGCAGTATGACCCACAGGAATTGGCAACGCCGGCTGCTTTCCGGCGCGATCCACGTTTGGTGTGGGAGTGGTACGCCTGGCGGCGCGAATTGGTGGCCCAGGCGCAGCCCAACCCCGGCCACCTGGCGCTGGTGACGATGGCACAGTTGGTCCCGCAGTTTGCGCTGATCACCCAAAATGTGGATGGCTTGCACGGCCGCGCCGGCAGCCAGCAGGTGATTGAACTGCATGGCAATATCACCCGCAGCAAATGTTTTGCCGACGGCCGTCTTATCCCCACCTGGCCGCCCACCAACGACATTCCACCCCGCTGCCCCCACTGTGGCAGCTACTTGCGGCCCGACGTAGTCTGGTTTGGCGAAGATTTGCCTTATGCGGCCCTGGCAACGGCCGTCAGCGCCGCCCGCGCCTGTGAGGTTTTTCTCTCTGTTGGTACATCAGCTATGGTTCAGCCGGCCGCCTCGCTGCCGCTGGAAGCGCTGCAAAGCGGCGCGACCATCATCGAGATCAACCCCCAGCCCACACCCCTCAGCCCCTATGCCACCTTTGTCCTCACAGGTCTGTCCGGCGAAATCCTGCCCCAACTGGTACAGGCGACCTGGCCAGAATAG
- a CDS encoding class F sortase, translating to MSGQTSHPKNEVRVPLSVVLISLGLVIVAAVTAVWLLIPASIPRPVYAAINNLLPPELMIPTPAAVAVLPTAVPPSDTATSLLPETTQEMSGSNNGSVMTLAEALEQGPRPGKPVRIVIPDIDLDAPVEEIGVTAVQSGGQTYYQWLVPDAFIAGWHDNSALLGQPGNTVLNGHHNVYGEVFRDVIDLDKGTRSSSTTPIKPTPIRLRTYKSC from the coding sequence ATGTCTGGGCAAACATCTCATCCTAAAAACGAAGTGCGCGTACCTCTAAGCGTTGTCTTAATCAGCCTTGGTCTGGTCATTGTGGCGGCGGTTACGGCCGTGTGGCTTCTCATCCCTGCCAGCATCCCCAGGCCCGTTTACGCGGCCATCAACAACCTGCTGCCACCAGAACTGATGATCCCTACCCCGGCAGCGGTAGCGGTGCTGCCAACGGCCGTGCCCCCTTCCGATACAGCGACCTCCCTGCTGCCTGAAACCACCCAGGAAATGTCTGGCAGCAATAACGGCAGCGTCATGACCCTGGCCGAAGCGCTGGAACAGGGGCCGCGTCCCGGCAAACCGGTACGCATCGTCATCCCTGACATTGACCTGGATGCGCCGGTGGAAGAGATTGGGGTAACGGCCGTACAAAGCGGCGGCCAAACCTACTACCAATGGCTCGTGCCCGACGCCTTCATCGCCGGTTGGCACGACAACAGCGCCCTGCTTGGTCAGCCCGGCAATACCGTGCTGAACGGGCATCACAACGTCTACGGCGAAGTGTTCCGCGACGTGATAGACCTGGACAAAGGGACGAGATCATCCTCTACGACGCCGATCAAACCTACACCTATCAGGTTACGGACATACAAATCTTGCTAG
- a CDS encoding zinc-binding dehydrogenase produces MKQIWISKAGPPEVLKLQDAPDPIPRTGEVRLRVQAVGVNFADILGRMGVYPDAPRLPYVPGYEVAGVVDVIGQGVPNLKEGDGAMALTRFGGYSDVVCVPYKQVFKRLEWMPVEDGAAIPVNYLTAYQMLMVMGSLHPGDKVLIHGAAGGVGVAALDICRIIGAETFGTASPEKHEFLRARGLDHAIDYRNMDYERVINDLTAGKGLHIVLDPLGGKHWQKNYRLLMPTGRLVHLGVSAIANGKRRSRWEMFKTMVQVPIYTPFSLMRDNKAVLGVNLGHMWDHADLLRGWMRQIVSWYDEALFRPHIDKTYRFDDVAAAHHYLQDRKNVGKVLLKPS; encoded by the coding sequence ATGAAACAAATCTGGATTAGCAAAGCCGGGCCGCCGGAAGTTCTCAAGCTGCAAGACGCGCCAGACCCCATCCCGCGTACTGGTGAAGTGCGGCTGCGTGTGCAGGCTGTCGGCGTCAATTTTGCCGATATTTTAGGGCGGATGGGCGTTTACCCGGATGCTCCCAGGCTGCCTTATGTGCCAGGTTATGAAGTAGCCGGGGTTGTAGACGTGATTGGCCAGGGTGTGCCCAATCTCAAAGAAGGGGATGGCGCAATGGCCCTGACGCGCTTTGGTGGTTACAGCGACGTGGTTTGTGTGCCCTACAAGCAGGTGTTCAAACGGTTAGAGTGGATGCCGGTGGAAGATGGCGCAGCCATTCCGGTGAACTACCTCACGGCTTACCAGATGTTGATGGTCATGGGTTCGCTGCATCCTGGCGATAAGGTGTTGATTCATGGCGCGGCCGGCGGTGTGGGGGTGGCGGCGTTGGACATATGCCGCATCATCGGCGCGGAAACGTTTGGCACGGCGTCGCCGGAGAAACACGAGTTTTTGCGGGCGCGCGGCCTGGACCACGCCATTGATTACCGCAATATGGATTATGAACGGGTGATCAATGACCTGACGGCCGGCAAAGGGCTGCACATTGTCTTAGACCCCTTGGGCGGAAAACATTGGCAAAAGAATTATCGCCTGCTGATGCCTACCGGTCGGTTGGTTCATTTGGGCGTCAGCGCTATTGCCAATGGCAAACGGCGCTCGCGGTGGGAGATGTTTAAGACGATGGTGCAGGTCCCCATATATACGCCGTTTTCGCTGATGCGCGATAACAAGGCGGTGTTGGGCGTGAACCTGGGGCACATGTGGGACCACGCGGATTTGCTGCGCGGCTGGATGCGGCAGATTGTGTCCTGGTATGATGAGGCGCTGTTTCGGCCGCACATAGACAAAACGTATCGTTTTGACGATGTGGCCGCTGCCCATCATTATCTTCAGGATCGCAAGAATGTCGGTAAAGTATTGTTGAAGCCGTCGTGA
- a CDS encoding metal-dependent transcriptional regulator: MPRIEALENSSSGQRDNLNHQAIEDYLKTIYMLAESASPVSTSRIAEARQVNPASVTSMLRRLDGLKLVNYEKHYGATLTESGTKIALEVIRHHRLLELYLMEALGFSWDEVHEQADLLEHVISEKLEERIAAALGHPTLDPHGDPIPAPDGSMVVLDTRPLAHVAIGEQVQVARIYDDDNSEMLRHLADLGLTPGTLVQVTAVAPFDGPLTIEVNGQAQIIGFNVARSVLVTAA; this comes from the coding sequence ATGCCGCGTATTGAAGCCTTAGAAAACAGTTCCTCAGGCCAACGAGACAACCTGAACCATCAGGCGATTGAAGATTACCTGAAAACGATTTACATGTTGGCCGAAAGCGCAAGCCCGGTGAGTACATCGCGCATTGCTGAGGCGCGGCAGGTAAATCCCGCTTCCGTTACCAGTATGCTGCGCCGCCTGGATGGCCTGAAATTAGTGAATTACGAGAAACATTATGGCGCCACACTGACAGAAAGCGGTACAAAAATCGCCCTTGAGGTGATTCGTCACCACAGGCTGTTGGAATTGTACCTGATGGAAGCCTTGGGGTTTAGCTGGGACGAAGTGCATGAACAGGCTGATTTGCTGGAACACGTCATCAGCGAGAAGTTGGAAGAGCGCATCGCCGCCGCATTGGGCCACCCAACGCTGGATCCACATGGCGACCCCATCCCCGCACCAGATGGCAGCATGGTGGTGTTGGACACACGGCCGTTAGCCCACGTCGCCATCGGCGAACAGGTGCAGGTCGCTCGCATCTACGACGACGACAACAGCGAAATGCTGCGCCACCTGGCCGATTTGGGATTGACGCCGGGCACGTTGGTGCAGGTAACGGCCGTTGCCCCCTTCGACGGCCCTCTGACTATCGAAGTAAACGGCCAGGCCCAGATAATTGGCTTCAACGTCGCCCGGTCTGTCCTGGTGACCGCTGCCTGA